Proteins encoded within one genomic window of Triticum aestivum cultivar Chinese Spring chromosome 2D, IWGSC CS RefSeq v2.1, whole genome shotgun sequence:
- the LOC123053376 gene encoding protein TIC 40, chloroplastic has protein sequence MESLVLASSCSASPRLPLLSAASRPSRPLTAAPLSAAAGRRGARRTRLVVSAASRGSRNDGFNTKGLASISSSTSTENTSTGTGTVPPMPPPSSYIGSPVFWIGVGVALSAAFSMVSSMVKKYAMEQAFKSMMTQAPPNTFGANSPFPFSMPPQAGSTAPSSYPYSGPRKNTPKGATVDVSATDVAATGSSEAADVAETSKPSKKFAFVDVSPEELQKQKELQSSLQTVGVKSDSTESETKGDTEQIPTNGAAFKPSEDPSTWTTESSKSGPMLSIDTIEKMMEDPAVQKMVYPYLPEEMRNPDSFKSMLQNPMYRQQLEDMLNNMGASPDQWDNRMVDHLKNFDLSSPEVRQQFAQVGMTPEEVVAKIMANPEVAVAFQNPKIQTAIMDCSQNPLNIVKYQNDQEVMDVFMKISQIFPQING, from the exons ATGGAGAGCCTCGTCCTCGCCTCCTCCTGCTCCGCGTCCCCCCGCCTGCCCCTCCtctccgccgccagccgcccgTCGCGGCCCCTCACGGCGGCGCCGCTCTCCGCTGCCGCCGGGCGGAGGGGGGCCAGGCGGACCAGGCTCGTCGTCTCCGCCGCGTCCCGCGGATCTAGGAACG ATGGATTTAACACAAAGGGACTTGCAAGCATATCGTCTTCAACCAGCACCGAGAATACATCGACGGGAACTGGCACCGTGCCTCCCATGCCGCCTCCTTCATCATATAT TGGTTCACCTGTTTTCTGGATTGGCGTTGGTGTAGCATTATCTGCGGCATTTTCCATG GTCTCTTCGATGGTAAAG AAATATGCAATGGAACAAGCATTCAAGTCGATGATGACCCAGGCACCACCAAACACATTTGGTGCAAACTCGCCATTCCCATTCTCCATGCCACCACAGGCAGGTTCCACGGCACCAAGTAGTTACCCATACTCAGGACCAAGGAAAAATACCCCAAAAGGTGCAACTGTTGATGTTTCAGCTACTGATGTGGCAGCAACTGGATCTTCGGAAGCAGCTGATGTGGCAGAAACATCGAAGCCTTCAAAGAAATTTG CCTTCGTTGATGTTTCTCCCGAAGAGTTGCAAAAACAGAAGGAGCTTCAATCTTCATTGCAGACGGTAGGTGTAAAAAGTGATAGCACTGAAAGTGAAACGAAGGGTGATACTGAACAA ATTCCTACAAATGGTGCTGCTTTTAAGCCGAGTGAAGATCCCTCTACCTGGACAACTGAATCCA GTAAGTCAGGACCTATGCTATCTATTGATACAATTGAGAAAATGATGGAAGACCCAGCTGTGCAGAAGATGGTTTACCC TTACTTGCCTGAGGAGATGAGGAACCCAGATTCATTCAAGT CGATGCTTCAGAATCCGATGTACCGCCAGCAACTGGAGGATATGCT AAACAACATGGGCGCATCTCCTGATCAATGGGATAACCGCATGGTTGATCACTTGAAGAACTTTGACCTTAGCAGTCCTGAAGTTAGGCAGCAGTTTG CGCAAGTTGGCATGACTCCAGAGGAAGTTGTAGCGAAAATAATGGCGAACCCAGAAGTTGCTGTTGCATTCCAGAATCCAAAAATTCAAACGGCCATCATGGAT TGCTCGCAGAACCCTCTGAATATTGTAAAATACCAAAATGACCAAGAG GTCATGGATGTTTTTATGAAGATATCACAAATCTTCCCCCAAATTAATGGCTAG
- the LOC123053377 gene encoding nuclear speckle splicing regulatory protein 1, translating to MQRYGLQLRKKPAASSSSRPPPPARPLAAFADDSDDDVEADILRQSSKKRALEKVEELQKKAMEEDPSVFAYDEVYDDMKEKATRPKMQAKVVRESKYIEALKEKAEQRKREQDIVYERKLHKERSKEDHLFADKDKFVTSAYRKKLEEEKKWLEEERRRQLQEERDDVTKKKDLSDFYFGLAKNVAFGARTHEGTETTEPEKLENKVEDIQGSKSDAEGSSRSPKRRRESSVGSEKAHGSSSVAEPATTGSKDSTAVRSTEKEADISTSASQALQNTQPAPITDEHYKRSNDALAAARERALARKRAKEQQI from the exons GCAGCTCCGCAAAAAGCCGGCGGCCTCCTCGTCGTCTCGACCGCCACCTCCGGCGCGCCCCCTGGCGGCCTTCGCCGACGACAGCGATGACGATGTGGAGGCCGACATCCTCCGACAGTCATCGAAGAAACGCGCCCTCGAGAAG GTGGAGGAACTGCAGAAGAAGGCGATGGAGGAGGATCCCTCGGTGTTTGCCTATGATGAGGTGTACGATGATATGAAGGAGAAGGCCACTCGGCCCAAGATGCAGGCCAAGGTTGTTCGCGAG TCAAAGTACATTGAAGCACTTAAGGAGAAAGCAGAACAACGTAAACGAGAACAGGACATAGTGTATGAGAGGAAGCTTCATAAAGAGAGGAGCAAGGAAGATCACCTGTTTGCTGACAAGGACAAGTTTGTAACATCTGCCTACAGGaagaaacttgaagaggagaaAAAATGGCTAGAGGAAGAAAGACGACGGCAGCTTCAAGAAGAAAGGGATGAT GTAACTAAAAAGAAAGACTTGAGTGATTTTTACTTTGGGCTTGCTAAGAATGTTGCTTTCGGTGCACGTACACATGAGGGTACAGAAACTACAGAACCTGAAAAGTTGGAAAATAAAGTAGAAGATATTCAAGGTAGCAAGTCTGATGCCGAAGGATCCAGTCGTTCTCCTAAGCGCAGGAGGGAATCCAGTGTAGGATCAGAGAAGGCTCATGGAAGTAGCAGCGTGGCAGAACCTGCAACTACTGGATCAAAAGATTCAACAGCTGTTAGATCTACTGAGAAAGAGGCAGATATTTCCACATCTGCTTCACAGGCTCTCCAGAATACTCAACCAGCACCAATCACCGACGAGCACTACAAGAGGAGTAACGATGCACTTGCCGCTGCTAGAGAACGAGCACTGGCTCGTAAGAGAGCGAAGGAGCAGCAAATATGA